The following coding sequences are from one Candidatus Neomarinimicrobiota bacterium window:
- the argS gene encoding arginine--tRNA ligase, producing MFTYLEKQITARLDQLDWPTERLQLSRPKKVENGDWACNIAMTLARDLKRAPLQIAEELMEGIVLDPEIVEKHEIVKPGFINFFQSANYLAAQLQYILDNRENYGKNDVGAGKTAQVEFVSANPTGPLTVGHGRQTVLGDTLASILTWSSYDVTREYYFNNAGRQMRLLGESLKAQYLTLKGNLIALPDGGYEGRYLVDVAQQLLTEQPDLNADSKVDIFKDFAENSIFAMIKSSLERIGVRHDVFYNERSLYETGKIDEVLSLLQDKGLLYKKDGATWFKTTEFGVDQDRVLVKSSGEPTYRLPDIAYHREKITLGFDLVVDVFGADHIDAYPDVLLALKVMGLKQEHIKVVIHQFVTLLRSGEVVKMSTRKANFVTLDELIDEVGADVVRYFYIMRSASSHLNFDLDLAKRQTEENPVFYLQYAHARISSIFRRAKERGLDIDTRNADLSLLNEEHTIALINETFEFPEVIDHCRRALEIHHLPGYLYSLATALHKFYTEYKVIDLEQPELSKARLALLEATQITLKNGLDILGISAPDQM from the coding sequence ATGTTTACCTATTTAGAAAAGCAGATCACTGCTCGTCTGGACCAGTTAGACTGGCCAACCGAACGACTTCAACTGTCACGACCCAAAAAAGTAGAAAATGGTGATTGGGCTTGCAATATTGCCATGACGCTGGCTCGTGACCTGAAACGCGCTCCCCTTCAGATCGCTGAAGAATTGATGGAAGGTATCGTCCTGGATCCGGAAATTGTCGAAAAACATGAGATCGTAAAGCCGGGATTCATCAATTTCTTCCAATCTGCCAATTATTTGGCCGCTCAACTGCAGTATATCCTGGACAATCGTGAAAACTATGGCAAGAATGACGTCGGTGCCGGTAAAACAGCTCAAGTCGAATTTGTCAGTGCCAATCCTACCGGTCCGTTGACAGTTGGTCATGGACGCCAAACAGTTCTGGGAGATACGCTGGCTTCAATCCTGACTTGGTCTAGTTATGATGTAACCAGGGAATATTATTTCAATAATGCCGGCCGCCAGATGCGACTATTGGGTGAATCATTAAAAGCTCAATACCTAACCCTCAAAGGTAATCTGATTGCACTCCCGGACGGGGGCTACGAAGGTCGTTATCTGGTTGATGTGGCGCAGCAACTTCTGACAGAGCAACCTGACCTGAATGCTGATAGCAAGGTGGACATCTTTAAGGATTTTGCCGAAAATTCCATTTTTGCAATGATAAAATCAAGTTTGGAACGCATTGGTGTCAGGCATGATGTTTTTTACAACGAACGTTCACTATATGAAACCGGTAAAATCGATGAAGTTCTCTCTCTGCTACAGGACAAGGGTCTGCTCTATAAAAAAGACGGTGCAACCTGGTTTAAAACAACTGAATTTGGGGTTGATCAGGATCGTGTATTGGTAAAATCAAGTGGGGAGCCCACCTATCGTCTGCCAGACATCGCCTATCACCGTGAGAAAATTACCCTTGGGTTCGATCTGGTAGTGGATGTTTTTGGAGCTGACCATATCGATGCTTACCCTGACGTGCTTTTAGCCTTAAAGGTCATGGGGCTGAAACAGGAACATATTAAAGTAGTTATTCATCAGTTTGTAACTCTGTTACGCTCGGGTGAAGTAGTCAAGATGTCAACCCGTAAAGCTAATTTTGTTACCCTGGATGAATTGATCGATGAGGTCGGGGCCGATGTGGTCAGATATTTCTACATCATGCGAAGCGCTTCCAGTCATCTCAATTTTGATCTGGATCTGGCGAAGCGACAAACGGAGGAAAACCCTGTTTTTTATTTGCAGTATGCGCATGCGCGTATTTCCAGCATTTTCCGTCGCGCCAAGGAACGTGGTCTGGATATTGATACCCGGAATGCTGACCTCTCACTCCTGAACGAGGAGCATACCATAGCGTTGATCAATGAGACCTTTGAATTTCCAGAGGTCATTGATCATTGTCGGCGAGCTTTGGAGATACATCATCTGCCTGGTTACTTGTACAGTTTAGCGACAGCGTTGCATAAGTTTTACACAGAGTATAAAGTGATCGACCTGGAACAACCCGAGCTTTCTAAAGCCAGACTGGCTCTACTTGAGGCAACTCAAATCACCTTGAAAAACGGGTTGGATATTCTGGGGATAAGCGCCCCGGATCAAATGTAA